One Natronomonas gomsonensis genomic window, CAGTTCGGTCGTCCTCGGCCTGGCTGCAGGCGACCCCGACGCCCCGGGACGGGCACGCCGGTACGCCTCAGTTCCGGATTCGCCGAACGCCGGATGGCCGATGGGGTCGGTCGCCGCCGCCCACAACCTCCGACTGGAGAAGCCTGAGACGTACGTCCTCAACGAGGTGGCTGATTTCCCGACGGTCGCCGAGGGACACAACGCCATCCGGACGGTCACGAGAGCCGGCATCGCAACCTACGTTATCGTCGCACTCCTCGGGGTGATACTGTGGCTCTGAGCGACCTCCCCGGCGCCGTCCGCGGCGGCGTCGCCTTCTGCACCCGACTCCCGCTTTCGGGGTCCGAACGCGACTGGCTGCGGTTCCAGGAGATTCCCGCGGCCTTCCCCGCGGTCGGCTACCTCGTCGGCCTGTTGCTGGCGGTTCCCTTCGTCGTCCTCGATGGCCCGGCGGCCGCAGTCGCCGCCGTCTATCTGTTCGCCGTCTACCTCCTGACGGGCGTCAACCACCTCGACGGCGTCGCCGACCTCGGCGATGCCGCCGCGATACACGACGGCGACGACCGCCGCGAGGCCCTGAAGGACACGACGACCGGCGTCGGCGCCGTCGGGGCGGTCGCCGTCGTCGTCGCCGCCCTCGCACTCGGCGCCGTGGCCGTGGCGGGCCTGCCGGTCGGCGCCGTCTTCCTTCTCGCGGTGGTCCTCGCCGCGGAGGTGAGCGCGAAACTCGCGATGGCGACCGTCGCCTGTCTCGGCACCGCCGCCCACGAGGGCCTGGGGTCGCAGTTCACGCGCAACGCCGACCCCGCGCTGTTGCTCGGGCCGGCCGTCGTTTCGGTCCCCGCCGCGCTTTTCGGCGGCGTCCCGACCGTCCTCGCCGTCGCGGCCGGGCCGCTCGTCGCCTACGGCCTCGTCCGCTGGGCCGAGGCCGCGCTGGGCGGCGTCAACGGCGACGTCTTCGGTGCCGCCAACGAACTCGCCCGGGTCGTCGCGCTCCTCGTGGGGGTGATAGCGTGGACGCAGTTCTGATGTGTGGCGGCCGCGGAACCCGCCTCGACCGCGGCGAGAAACCGCTGTTCGAAATCGCCGGCGAACCGATGGTCGACCGCGTTCTCGGAGCCCTCACGGAGAGCCGAATCGACACCGTCCATGCCGTCACCTCCCCGCACGTCCCCGAGACGACCGCCCACCTCGGGGGACGTGTCCCACTGATAGAGGCCCCCGGCGACGGGTACGTCGAGGACCTCGGCACGGCGCTGGAGACCGTCGAAGAGCCCGTTCTCACGGTCGTTTCCGACCTCCCGCTTCTGGCCGGCGAGGTCGTCGACCGAA contains:
- the cobS gene encoding adenosylcobinamide-GDP ribazoletransferase, whose amino-acid sequence is MALSDLPGAVRGGVAFCTRLPLSGSERDWLRFQEIPAAFPAVGYLVGLLLAVPFVVLDGPAAAVAAVYLFAVYLLTGVNHLDGVADLGDAAAIHDGDDRREALKDTTTGVGAVGAVAVVVAALALGAVAVAGLPVGAVFLLAVVLAAEVSAKLAMATVACLGTAAHEGLGSQFTRNADPALLLGPAVVSVPAALFGGVPTVLAVAAGPLVAYGLVRWAEAALGGVNGDVFGAANELARVVALLVGVIAWTQF
- a CDS encoding NTP transferase domain-containing protein — translated: MCGGRGTRLDRGEKPLFEIAGEPMVDRVLGALTESRIDTVHAVTSPHVPETTAHLGGRVPLIEAPGDGYVEDLGTALETVEEPVLTVVSDLPLLAGEVVDRTLDAHDSGSLTVCVPTALKEALGVSSDTTRAHGGRECSPTGLNVVGGDAETIRVSYDARLAVNVNRPGDAELAEVLADGP